From Ananas comosus cultivar F153 linkage group 2, ASM154086v1, whole genome shotgun sequence:
GGGGCGTCGCTGTTGGAGTTGCTGCTACGACTGATGAGTGAGAAGAGAATTGAGTGAGGAGTTGGGTTGTACCGTTGGGTCGTTAAAAGTGCAGTTTGGGTACGTTGCATGTGGACAAGTTGCCCCTACATGCATgcaagcatgcatgcatctctctctctctctctctctccatagtTCTTACTGTTTGGTGCTAGGAATTTGCATGTAAGATAATTCCATGCACATAAAATGATAAGTTAATTAGTTATGGAGAGGCTTGGTTTAAACTAATTATAATGTCATATCTACATGTTAAATTTTTAAgctaaatatattttgataGATATGTTATACTCTCAACCCATTAAAAGTTAAGTAAGAATTTTCTACTATTAACTGTAAGGAGGAACTGTGTAATGTTGCTTAATTAAGACTTTGTTTGGAATTATAAAAAGATTGCGTTTACATATCATGAGGAGAAAGTAATATTAGAACATACTCTATTTGCTTCTTTATTTAATTAGTACCGTGTTTCACATATCGCAATAAAccgattatgatatattttttacgacTCCGTCATCTCAACTACAGTTTATGAAGTGAAATGCATACGTGCATTggcttccttttcttctctgtctatctctctctttttatgaAGTGAATGAATcggtatatatgtatatggttTTTTCTAGTGCTAATGCCCGGtggggcttggtggttggtgcccgagacccaagttcgaattctaattgattcacatttccagctaagtttatttttaaatgaaataaacgaagcgggtagcatactacctttctcttaaaaaaaaaagcctggTGAGgcgaaaaaaatgaaataaaatgaaGCATCAAgcaatttcttttataaattttccTCCAAAAAACCTTGGAAGTTTCTATGTCGCCTAATTTTGAAGGTTTGGATCATTATCGATTGTTGTTTGATTTATTCTTTCTTCTCGTTGTTTTATAGTAGCTACCCCAAATTTCTGATCTAAATTGCGTAGAGTTattgtggtttcgtttttttttttcatcatcattttttaggcAGGGTGGTTTGAATGGCGCGGATATTTTGGGCTGCGCTATGGGCTGCAAGTGCTGCTCATTGTGGCCCAGGCAAGCTTTGAGCCCAAAAACTTggccaattaatattttattattattaccgcCCTCTGTTTTAACAAAAGTAATGTCAGAACGAAAGTGTTTAAAAAGGCGCTAATTATAATTACTTTAAATGTTACTTTAAATACGTCGCGCATGTATGATTAGATTGTAGCCAACAGGAAAGCGACACGCGTACGGTTAGATAGATTTTTGTACCCGGATGTAAAAATTTGGTACAACCGAGGGCATGTTGGGGAATTCGCCACCAAACACGTCACTAAGAGATGATTGGAAAGCAAAATGCAGTGTGTCATTCCGCCCTCGTAGCTTCGAAAACATTTCCAACATTAGGGTTTCGTCCGCCCCTTTCTTTCCCACTCTATccaaccaaaccctagctttcGCGGTGCTCCTCCATGGACGCAGGCGGCGGAGGCGCAGGCGGAGGCGCCGCCGGAGACCCCGGCGGGTTCCACCACAGCGAGGCGATCTCCGCTGTCCAGGAGGAGGAGCAGTTCTACGGGGAGGACGACGACTACGACGACCTCTACAACGATGTCAACGTCGGCGAGGGTTTCCTCCAATCCTCTCACCGCGGCGACGACGCCGAGAGGTTTCCGAGGGAGGAGGAGAGCCGACCCCACCAGGCGCCgactccggcgccggcgccggcgccggtgcTTCCGGCGCCGGTTAACCCGACGGGGAAGGTCCAGGCTCCCGTTATCGCCGGAGATACGAAGATTGATAGGCCTCCAGCTGCCATGTACGCCGAGTCTCATGGACAAGGGTTCAGGGGCGGCGTAGGTGGCGTGCCACAGGGGGTCCCGGCGAGGCCCttggcggcgccgccgccaccggcgGCGGGTGGAGGTAGGGCTGATTTTGTGCAGCCTCCCGTCCAGGGGCATAGTGGTAATAGCGGCTTCGGCAACGAGGGTTTTCAGAGGCAAGGTGCTACCTTTGGTGGTGAGGGGAGACAAGTGGTACCTAACATtaatggtggaggaggaggcgatGGAGGCGGGGGGACTACTCTCTTTGTGGGAGAGCTCCATTGGTGGACGACAGATGCGGATCTTGAGGCGGAGCTCAGCAAGTATGGGCAAGTGAAGGAGATCAAATTCTTTGAGGAGAAGGCGAGTGGGAAATCAAAGGGTTACTGCCAGGTTGATTTCTACGACCCGATGGTGGCAGCTGCCTGCAAGGAGGTGATGAATGGGCATGTGTTCAATGGTAGGCCGTGCGTAGTGGCATTAGCTTCGCCATTTACTGTCAGGCGGATGGGCGAGGCACAGGTCAAGAACCACCAGGCAATGGCAGCGCAGTCGTCTGCTCCCTCTCAGAAgggaagaggagggggaggggctCCGACTGGTGGGAACTTTGGGAGGGGTGGAGCTGCccctggcggcggcggcggcggtggaggcggcggcagctggGGAAGGGGTGGGATGGGGAACCGAGGACCAATGGGAAATATGAGGAACAGGATGGGGGGCCCGATGGGTGGCAGAGGTATCATGGGTAATGGCGGCATGGttgcaccgccgccgcctccgatgTTACATCCTAATGCAATGTTGGGCCAGGGCTTCGATCCAACTGGCTTTGGGGCAGCTATGGGGAGAATGGGTGCTGGGTATGGTGGGTTTCCTGCAGGTCCTGCTGCCGCCCCTTTCCCTGGATTGATGCCTTCTTTCCCTCCTGTTGTTGCACCTCACGTTAACCCGGCTTTCTTTGGTAGAGGAGGAGGGATGAATTCTGGCGGTGTTGGGATGTGGCCGGATCCAAGCATGGGCGGTGGTGGGTGGGGAGGAGAAGAGCAGTCAAGTTATGGGGACGATGCTGCGTCA
This genomic window contains:
- the LOC109706445 gene encoding cleavage and polyadenylation specificity factor subunit 6, which encodes MDAGGGGAGGGAAGDPGGFHHSEAISAVQEEEQFYGEDDDYDDLYNDVNVGEGFLQSSHRGDDAERFPREEESRPHQAPTPAPAPAPVLPAPVNPTGKVQAPVIAGDTKIDRPPAAMYAESHGQGFRGGVGGVPQGVPARPLAAPPPPAAGGGRADFVQPPVQGHSGNSGFGNEGFQRQGATFGGEGRQVVPNINGGGGGDGGGGTTLFVGELHWWTTDADLEAELSKYGQVKEIKFFEEKASGKSKGYCQVDFYDPMVAAACKEVMNGHVFNGRPCVVALASPFTVRRMGEAQVKNHQAMAAQSSAPSQKGRGGGGAPTGGNFGRGGAAPGGGGGGGGGGSWGRGGMGNRGPMGNMRNRMGGPMGGRGIMGNGGMVAPPPPPMLHPNAMLGQGFDPTGFGAAMGRMGAGYGGFPAGPAAAPFPGLMPSFPPVVAPHVNPAFFGRGGGMNSGGVGMWPDPSMGGGGWGGEEQSSYGDDAASDQQYGEGSYGKERDWSGPSDRRYEREKDVGPGQQDWSERRPRDDREPGRERDRDWERDRERERERERDRERERERERERERERDRERERERERERDRYRDERDRHGDHYRHRDRESERDIEWERGRSSRARSKSREVEHMKRRRPSAE